GGCGAGGATTTCCTGGATGCCGTCGCCATCGAGGTCCACGACCGTGAGGTATTCGGCGTCGGCCACGGGGACGAGGGGCTGGGGCCACCCGGCCCGCAGGGTCGGATCGACCACGATGCCCGAGCGTGTCTTCACCCGGGTCCCGGCTCGGTTCTCGACGGTCAATCTGAAATCGAACCGCTCTCCCTCGGTCAGGCTCGAAACGTCCAGCGTCGCGAGGAGGCCGTTCCGAACCGGGGTGTCCGGCGGTCCCCCGAGGGTCAAACCGTCGGTGCGCCACACGTTCCGAGCCCGGGCGGGGCGAGCGTACTCGACCGTGTAGCTCCTGAAGCCGGCCCCGGCCGCCGTACCTCGGATCTCGATCGACGTCACTCCTTCCCCGAAGGCAGCCAGGGGCTCCGGGGAGTCGATCTGCACGTTGCGGAGAGAGACCGGCACCCGATCGGTGAACGCTTCGCCGGGGCGTTCCGCGGTGAGGCGCAGGACGTAGTCGCCGTCGTCCAGGTCCGAGACGTCCCAGGAGGCGAGGAGGCCGCCGCTCACTGCCGTCGTTACCGGCCCCACGATCGGGGTCCAGGGCGCGGTGGGGTCGTCCGCAGGGCGGTAGTCGACGGTGTACGACCCGAAGTCGGGACCGCTGGCCGTGCCGCGGACATCGATGGAAAGCGCGCCCACGATCGTCCCCCCCGCCGGCTCGTCGATGTGGGCCACTAGGGGAGGCCCCGCGGCGACGGCGGCCGCCGCATCGATCCGGCCATAGCCCGACTCGTCGTCCGGGCCGGGGGGATCGATGTCCACCGCGGTGGTGCGCAAGACCTGACGGACTTCCTCGACCGAGAAGGACGGGTGGGCGGCCAAGACGAGGGCTGCTGTCCCCGCCACGTGGGGTGTGGCCATGCTGGTCCCCGCGAGGCGCAGGTACTCGACCCCGCCCGCTTCGAGGAAAAGGCTCGGGTCGAGCCGGAGCCGAACGAAGGGATCGATGGCTCCCGAGCCGACGGAGAGGATGCTGAAGGACGGGATTTGTTCGGCGGGAGGAGGCGGGCCGTCGCCACCGCCGGGAGCGCCCACGTCGAGTTCGATGCCGAAGTCGGAGAAGTTCGCACGGACGTCTTCGTGGGTGAAGGCGGCGACGGCGATCGTGTTACGATCCGCGGCCGGATAGAGCACCGCCCCGCGGCGACCGCTGTTGCCCGCCGCCGCGACGAACACCACCCCGGCGGCCTTGGCCGCGCTCACGGCCTCGGAGAGCGTCTGCGAAAACTCCGAGGTGCCCCAGCTCGCATTGATGATGTCCGCTCCGTTCTCCACCGCGTAGAGGATGGGCTCGACCAGATCGCTCACCCGGGCGCTGCCGAACGTGCCCAGGGCGCGAACCGCCATGATCCGGCTCTCGAAAGCCACGCCCACGAGGCCAATGCCGTTGTTTCCCACGGCCGCCGCCGTGCCCGCCACGTGGCTGCCGTGACCGTTGTCGTCCATCGGATCGGCGTCGTCGTTGACGAAGTCCCAGCCTCGGACGTCGTCCACGAACCCGTTCCCGTCGTCGTCGAGGCCGTTGTCCGGCACCTCCCCAGGGTTCACCCAGATGTTGGCCGCGATGTCGGGGTGAGTGTAATCGACCCCCGTGTCGAGGACGGCAATCACGACGCCGGCGCCGCGCGTGACATCCCAGGCCGCGGGCGCGCCGATCAGCTTGACACCCCAGAGGTCGTCGAACGGCTGGCCCCACGATCCCCGGGTGGCAAGGAACGGATCGTTCGGGACGACCGCAGCCTCCACGACCGCGTCGGGCTCGCAGTACTCGACGGCGGGGTCGGCGGCGTACGCTCGGGCGACGGCCGCAAGGTCCGGGTGGCGGCGCAGCTCAAGCACGTACGTCCGACTCCAGTCCGGTGCGGGCGCTGCCGGGCGTCCCCGAAGGGCACGGACGGGGAAACGTGCCGCCGCCCGCCCGAGCCGTGCCGCCGTCTCCGCCGCCGACGCGGGTACATCGCGCCGGCCGGTGGACCGCACGAGGGCCTTCGCTGCGCGCACGCCGTAGCGCCGGTTGAGCTCGTCGAGCCTGCTCCCGACACCGAGCTTACCGAGAGGCGCACGCCGTGCCACCTGGCACGAGAGGCACGTGGCCACGCCCGCCTTCAGTTTCACGATGAGGCGGTCCGGAATCCCTACCCCTCGCGCCACGGCCTCGTCCTCGGGAACCGCCGCCGCGGACGCCGACCCCGCAACCACACCCGTCGGACTGAGAATCGCCTCGCCACTGGAGACCGCCCGGGCGGGGGCCAGGACCGCGAGCAGAGTCAGCGGGAGGGACAGTGCGACCGCCGCGGCAACCGGCCGTTTCGCGGGCTGCCCGGCCCTACCCCGGACTCCCTGCATCGACCGGGTACGGCCTGTGGTCGGCTGGCTCGACGTGGCCTGCCGCACATCCGCGCGGCGCAGCCCCTCTGCCCAGCATCCCGTGCGTCCGGACACATGGGGCATGGCCGCGCCTACCACGCCAAGCCGATCCCGGTCAACGGTTTTCGGCCCTCGGGTGTGACACCTCGGGTCGACGCAGCGGAGCGGGGAAGTGTCCAGGGGGCGCCCCGAACGACGCTCGTAGTGCCATTGCTTCTACCGCCGCCCCCCTTGACGCCTCCGCTCGCATTTTCGCGGCGCTCGGATGGTCGTGGGCGGCCGAGGCGTTTTTCGTGCCGATCGCGAACCGGACCCCGTGGTGTCACGCCCTACGAAATCCCTTCCGAACACGATCATCCCTCGCCCCACTGCAGGCAAAAGGGTGGACGCGCGGCCGCTGCGTCCCGACCCGCAGGATCCGGAGAAAGCGGCAGAACCGGGGGTTCGGCGGCGAAGGGAACCCTACGCGGCTTTCGGCGCCGGAGCTTCCTGCTTTTCGGCTTCTCCGGGATCGAGGCGCGGGAGCGTGAACCACACCGTCGTCCCCACCCCGGGATCCGAGTCGAGCCAGATGGTGCCTCCGTGTTTTTCGACGATCTTCTTCACCGCGGTGAGGCCGAGCCCCTCGCCGGGAACGCCGTTCGCGTGGAGGCGGGCGAAAAGCCGGAAGACCTTTTCCTGGTGCTCGGCCGGAATTCCGCGGCCCGTGTCGCGAACGTAGAAGAGGTGGTCCTCCTCGCCCGGTAGGTAACCGATTTCGATCCGAGCTTCTCCCGTGGGCTTCATGTACTTGATCGCGTTGTCGACGAGGTTGCTGAAAACCTGACCCAGCCGGACCGGGTCACCGACGACGGTCGGCAGGGGGGAAACCCGCACGTCGATGTTTCGCTGCGAGATCTGGTAGTGGAAAGACCGGAGAATCTCCTCGAGCAGGGGGCCGAGCTCCACGGGTTGCGGCGGAGCGGGCCGGGTCTCGATCCGGGAGAGCTGCAGGATTCCGTCGACGAGCTTTTCCATCTTGGCGACACCGCCGCGGATGAAACCGACGGACTCCTCGAGCGTCTCTCGAAGCTCGCGCCAGCGCTCGGAGAGTTTTCCGTCCTGTCTTGCCGCATCGTCGAGCAGCGCCTCGACTTCCTCGATCGTGCTTTCGAGCTCCCGGGTGAAGCCCTCGACGTTGATCAGCGGAGCACGGAGGTCGTGCGAAAGGACGTAGAAGAGGTCGGTGAGCTCCGCGTTCTTCGCCTCGAGCTGCGCGGACTGCCGCGCTGCGAGGTCGTTGGCGCGGCGGAGGCGTTCTTCCGTTACGAACTGCCGGTACCTCCACCTGGTGATCACCGCGGCCACGACCGTCGTCAGCAGGGTCGCGACACCCAGCCCTACGACGTAGAAACCGAAGTTCGGGTGACCGGGCGGAATCACGAGGAGAAAAAGGCTCGTGAGGATCCCGCAAAGGCCGAGCTGCCACGGCCAGGGCCACTGGATCGAGATGACCGTGAGTCCGTAGACGGCAAGGAGGTGGAACGAGAGCCGGCCCGGCGCCGGCTGCACGTAGCCCAGGGAGTAGACGTCGGTGGCGAGCGTCGCGAGGCAAAGCGCGAAAAGAAGGGGGAAAACCCGCTGCCGGACGGCGGAAAAACGCAGAGCGACGGCAAGGCCCAAGAGTGCTGCCAGAACGCCGCCGTTGAGCGCGAGGCGGACCCAGAGCACCGCCCCGTGCGCACGGTCGACGAAAACGTCGAAAAGCGTGAAGACGAGAACGCCCCCGATGCTCGCCCAGAGGAGCCAGCGAATGCGCTCGCAACATTCCTCGCGAAGGAGGGTGTCGAAGCGGGTTTGCCGCACAGGGTCTTCGGTACCGCCCCGCCACCGCACTCTGCGCGCGAACTCTTCGATCCAGCCTTGCATCCCGCTCCCGCGCCAACAGGAGCAAAGCATGTACCACCGCACTCCCGAGCGGGACCGCGTCTCCCGAGGTTTTCCCGCACCCGCGAGGCGGGAGCTTCCCACCTCCGCCGACAAATTTTGGCACCCCGGTCTTGCTTTTGCGCCGGCGCCTCCTGCCTGCAGGGCCGGGGCGCGCAAGTCGGTTGTCGTGCGACCTTGCGTGCATTTTGCGTAAGAGCCCGGGAAACGAGGTCGGAGGCCGTGGAGAGCGGGACGAAGAACCAGGGGGCCAAGCAAAAAAGAAGCCCGGCACGCGAGCCTCCCTCTTCGCCACGCACACGACATGCGAACGTTCGCGGATGCTTCGCCGGCGCCGGAAAAAAGCGACCCTTGCACCACGGGAAGACTCGGCGCTATGAGGCAGGGCCGCGCATGAGGCTTTGCAAGGCGGGCCTTCTTCTTGCGACGCAGCTTCTTGCCTGCGCGCTTTGCGTGCCGAGCTTTTTCGGCTGCGCGGGCGGGGATTCGCGGTTTTCCGTCGACACGGCCTCCGACCCCGTACTTCTCGAGAGCCCCGCCGTCGCCGTCGAGATCCACCGGAGCCCCTTCCGCCTCGCCTTCGGCGTCGGCGCCGAGAAGCTCCGGGGCCTGCCGGAGGGAGTTTTTTACGAGCGTCGGGGGCTCGAGAAAACCATCGCGGAGGTCCTCGACGCCACGCCCGAGGACCGGGGTGCTTTCCTCTCCGTCCGCACCGCCGACGGCGAGACCGGCCGAGTCGAGGTCCGCTTCCGCACGCCCCGGACGGTCGAGGTCGTCTTCGAGCCGGACGAGAAAAGCGGCCTCGAGGCGTTCGGCGCGAGGTGGGAGTCGCCCGAGAACGAGCGGATCTACGGCCTCACGGAAAGGCTACGCGACTCTCCGCTCTTCGCTCCGGGTGTGGCCGACATCCCGACGGACGACATCCGTCCACAGGAGGTGGGATCGCTCGACCGCCGGGGCGAGACCGTGGAGATGTTCGTCCGGCCGACGTTTTCCCTTTACGCTCCCTTCTACCACAGCTCGCGCGGCTTCGGGCTTCTCGTGGGCGGCACGATGCCCGGGACGTACGACCTCGCCGCCGCGGACCCCACGGTGGTTTCCTTCCGCTTCGAGGCGGGTACGGTCCCGGAAAACCTGAGATTCCGGTTTTTCTTTTTCGGGGGCCCGGAGCACGCGGACATCCTCGACGAGTACACGCGTCTTACCGGACGGCCTCTCGTCCCGCCCGACTGGGCCTTCCGGAACTGGCGGTGGCGGGACGAGCTCGCCCCCGGCGAGCCGGCCGAGCTCGACGGCGTTCTCGTCAACGCCCAGGTCGCCGAAGACGTCCTCATGTTCGAGCGCTTCGGAATCCCCGCCGGTGTCTATCTTCTCGACCGGCCGGTACTGCAGGGCAATTTCGGCTTCGCCCGCTTCGAGTGGGACGAAGAACGGCTTCCGAACGCGCGGGCGATGCTCGAGGTGCTCCGTCGGCGCGGATACCGGATCCTCACCTGGAGCGCCGCCTGGGCCTGTGGCACGGAGCCGGGAGACAACGGCACCGAAGCCCTCCGGCTCGGCTTTCTCGCGCCGAACGAGGGAGTGCCGTTCTGCAGCGACACGGGGGGCAACTTCGTTCTCGACGTGACCAACCCGAAGGCTCGTCGCTGGTTCGCCGAGAAGCTCGCGAACTTCGTCCGCGAAGAAGGGCTCGACGGGATCAAGCTCGACCGTGGCGAGGAGCACATTCCGTCGGACGCCGACGACATCTGGTTCGACGGGAGAAACGGACGCGAAGTGCACAACGAGTACGTGATCCTGCAGGCACGGATGCACCGCGAAGCGCTGGAAGCGGCGAGGCCCGACGGCGACTGGGTACTGGTCACGCGGGCGGGATACACGGGCGTGCAAAAAGACGCGATCGTCTGGGGAGGCGACATCCCGGGAAGCGAGTTTTTCGGTGCGGGGCCGGGAACCGATCTCGGACTTCGAAGCGCCATCATCTCGCAGCAACGGGCGGCCTTTCTCGGCTTTCCCGTCTGGGGCTCGGACACGGGCGGCTATTACGAATTCAAGGACCGCGAGGTGTTCGCGCGCTGGATCGAGTTCAGTACCTTCTCCGGGATCATGGAAATCGGCGGCAAGGGAACCCACGCCCCCTGGGACATGCCGACCGAACCGCGGTTCGACGAGGAAATGATCGAGATCTACCGGCGTTACACCGTGCTGCGCGAAGAGCTCCTCCCTTACATCGTCGAGACGGCGAAAGAAGCTCGGACCGGGATGCCGATCGTGAGACCCATGGTGTTCTACGATCGGACCGACCCCGAACTTTCGGACCTCTGGGATCAGTACATGTTCGGTCCCGACCTCATGGTGGCTCCGGTCTGGCGGATCGGGCAGAGAGAGCGCGAGGTTTATTTTCCGAGAGGCGGGTGGCGTTCCCTCTGGGACGAAACCGAGCGGTACACCGGACCCTCGCGGGTCACCCTGCCGGTGCCTCTCGATACGATCCTGGTTTTCGTCCGCGAGGGCGCCCCGTCGCCTTTGCGGGACGGATCGTCGTAATTCCCTACCCCCCGGACGCGACGGAGCGCGTCCCCCCGGCGGACAAGTCCAAAACACACCGAACTTCACGCGGCCCTTCGAACGTGCGGTCGGAGGGACCCGCTCTGTCGGGTCCGTGTTCGTGTGTGGCACCTCCGTCCGCCCCCGCGACGTCGTCGGAGGGCCACGCTCTGTCGTGGCCGTGGTCGGGAACGGAACCGGTGGTCGTTGCCAACGTTCGACCGGCACGTGCCCACGCCCCCCCCCGGACGCGACGGAGCGCGTCCCTCCGGGTGGAACGCGTTCGCGCCCTGGCAGGGCCGTTCGTCGCCAACGCGACGGAAAACGCCCGTACGCGGCCTCCGCTTCGCCGGGGGGAATCGGAGGGCCACGCTCTGTCGTGGCCGTGGTCGGGAACGGAACCGGTGGTCGTTGCCAACGTTCGACCGGCACGTGCCCACGCCCCCCCCGGACGCGACGGAGCGCGTCCCTCCGGGTGGAACGCGTTCGCGCCCTGGCAGGGCCGTTCGTCGCCAACGCGACGGAAAACGCCCGTACGCGGCCTCCGCTTCGCCGGGGGGGAATCGGAGGGCCACGCTCTGTCGTGGCCGTGGTCGGGAACGGAACCGGTGGTCGTTGCCAACGTTCGACCGGCACGTGCCCACGCCCCCCCCCGTCGCCAACGCGACGGAAAACGCCCGTACGCGGCCTCCGCTTCGCCGGGGGGAATCGGAGGGCCACGCTCTGTCGTGGCCGTGTGCGCGAATGGTACCGGCGATCATCCAGGACGGCCGGCCGACCGATCCCCACATCCCCGGACGCGACGGAGCGCGTCCCTCCGGGTCGTTCGTGTTCGCCCATGCCGCGAACGTCGATCCTCGAACGCAAAACGACTACGTCGATTCCCCCCCCGGACGCGACGGAGCGCGTACCTCCGGAATCGATCAGGTTCCGGCCAGGGCGGCGGAGAGCCTCGCCGAAAGTTCCTGGAGTCGCTCGGGCTTACCCTGCACGCGGCTGTGAAGAGCCAGTGGTTCGCCGGGCGACCTCGGAAGCAGGTGCATGTGGTAGTGGAACACCGTCTGGCCCGCCGCACTTCCGTTGAGCTGGAACACCATGAGGCCCGCCGGCTCGAGCACCTCGCGGAGCGCGTGCGCGACCCTCTTCGCCGTCCGTGCCACGGCGGCGAGGGCTTCGGCAGAAGCCTCGAAAAGGTTCTCGAAGTGGGGCTTCGTGACCACGAGCGTGTGCCCGTCCGTCACCGGATAGAGATCCATGAACGCCATGGTGTCGGCGTCCTCGTAGACCCGGTACGCTTGCGCTTCTCCCCGAACGATTCTACAAAACACGCAATCTTTCGACTCCATGCCCGGGAGCGTACGCGATCGTCGCCGCCGATTCCACTGCGACCGGCGCTCCGCCGCGCCGCGCCGACTCCCGCCGCTTCGCCCCCGTGTCGCGTGTCTCGCCGTCCTGCTTCTCTGCGTTTTGGCTTGCCAGGAGGAGACCGAGCACCCTCCGCAAGTTTCACTCGAGCGGGGACCCGAGATCCACGACTGCCGTCGAATCGAACGGATCGAGGGCCAGCAGGGAGAACTCCTCGGCGTGGAAGATATCACGATCGACCCACGGACCGGCTACGCGTACCTCTCCTCCCACGATCGGCGCCACTGGCGCACGCGGGGAGGTATCTACGGCTTCGACCTCTCGAAAAAACCCCTGCCCGACGCCGCCGAGCCTCTCACGCCCGACATGCCGCCGATCTTCCGGCCTCACGGTATCTCGCTGGCCACCGGGAAGAACGGCGACTGGCTTTTCGTCGTCAACCATGCCGGTGACAAGGACCACCGAATCGAGCGCTTCGCCGTGCGCGGAAGGGCGCTCGTCTACGAGCCGCCTGCCGTCGCGGGGCCCGAGCTCACGAGCCCGAACGACGTCTACGCCGTCGACGCCGACGAGCTCTACGTGACCAACGACCACGGCAGCGCGACTCGGGTGGGGAAGATCGTGGAAGACCTCCTCGACCGGCGGATCGGGAACATCGTGCGCTGGGACGGAAAGTCGCTCGAGATCGTCGAGTCGGGCCTTTCCTACGCGAACGGCATCCAGGGCAATGCCGAGGGGTCCATGGTGTACGTCACCACGACGAGACCCAGAACGCTCCGAATCTACGAGCGCGAGCTCACGGGTCGACTCCGTCTCGTGCGCGAGGTTTTTCTGGATACGCTCCTCGACAACATCGAGATCGACAGCGACGGAAGCCTCTGGATCGGGGCCCACCCGAGTGCCTGGGCGTTTCTGCTCCACGCCGGAAGGCTCCGGAAGTACGCTCCGTCGCAGGTCCTGCGTGTCACGATCCGCGGGGACCAGGTGCGAGCCGAAGAACGCTTCCGGGACCGGGGCGAGCAGATTTCCGCCTCGAGCGTCGCCGCGCCCTGGGGCCCCTACGTTCTCGTGGGCAGCGTCTTCGACCGGGGGTTCCTCCTCTGCGAACGTTCGTAAAGAAGGCCCACCACTTGCGAGCACCGTCCCGAAGGCACGCGAAGATCCCGAAAAGTTTCGCCTACGCCATGCAGGCGGCGGAGCTCGAGGAGTTGCTTCGCACGAGATTGTCTCCTGCGCAACGCGGCCCGAAGTTCCCCCAGGCCCCGCGTCCCGGGAACGCGGACCTGCGGCACATACGACCTCGGACCCCAAAGACCGGTCCCCGCGATTCGTCGCCGGAACCCGGCGTTCGATCCGGGGCTCCGGACCTGATTGGTTTCCGCCATGACAACGAGTAACTGACAAATGACCGAAGCGCCCGCCGCCCGACACGGCCCGTCCTTCTGGAAACTCCGGACCATTCTGGCGCTCCTCACGGTGCTTGCCTTCGCGAACGGCCTTGGCGGGGACTTCGTATTCGACGATTTCGCGCTGGCCAAGTTCGCCTGGAACCGCACGCCGCTTGCCGAGTGGGGATGGGGCAAACCTACCCCCTTCGGAACCGCGGCTATCCGCCCGGTAGTGACGGCGAGCTTCTACATGGACGCGGCCCTCTTCGGCCGCGACCCCCGCGGGTACCACCTGCTGAACCTTCTTCTTCACGTCGGCAACGTTCTTCTCGCCTTCGGGGTCCTGGTCCGGCTTGGTCTGGACCAGCGTGGAGCCTTCGTGGCAACTCTCGTGTTCGCGGTCCATCCGGTCCAAACGGAATCCGTTACCTACATCTCCGGCAGACGAGACCTCCTCTACGGTCTTTTTCTTTTTGTCCTCGCTTCTCCTCTACCTCCGCGGAGGGCGAGCCCCGGGAACGCTCGGGAATGTGGGCCTCCTGTTACTCTTCGCCCTCGGCCTGCTTTCGAAGGAGTCCACGGCCGTTCTTCCCGCAGTGTTCTGCCTCGCAGACTACTTTCGCGGGCGAACGTGGCCCGACGGGGCACTCCCTTCTTCCCTGCCACCGCCCGGTTTGCGACAAATCCTCGGACGTCGAAAATGGGTGTACTTGGGCTGCCTCGTCCTCGCATTCCCGTACCTTCTCCACCGCGTGGCCATCTCGCGACACACGGGGTACATGGCCGATGCGGGCTGGATCGGAGGAACGATCGGCTCGCACGTGCTGAGCGCGGCCAAAGCACAGCTCCTCCTGCTCTGGCGGCTCCTCTTTCCGCTCCGCCTCGTCGCCGATTACTCGCCCCGACACTGGATTTACGCGAGCGGGTGGACCGATCCCGTGGGATGGGTCGCCGTCGTGGCGCTCGGCTCGGCCGTCCTGCTCACCGTCCGCTCCTTTCGCCGGAACTCGTGGGCCGGCTTTGCCGGCGCCTTCATGGTCGCGACCATGCTTCCCACCTCCCAGGTCGTGAGACTGACGGAGCTCGTCGCCGAACACTACCTCTACGTTCCCCTGCTCGGCTTCGGGATTCTCGTGGCGCGGCTCGACGCTGCTCTTCGGCGTAACCCCTTGCCGTACGCTCCTCTCGCGGCGACCGCTGCGATCACGGCCCTCGCCGTTTTTTACGCGGGACGCTGCTGGCTCAGAAACCGCGACTACCGAAACTCCCTCGTGTTCTGGAAAGCCGTCGAACGAGACGCCCCGGAGAACGCCCGTGCCCAGGTCAGCCTTGGTGTGTGGGAGCGCCTGGCCGGGGTACCACCGCACCAGTACATCAAGAGGTTCGAAAGAGCCATCGAGCTCGATCCGAAAATCAGCAGCGGCTGGGCCAACCTCGGCTTCGAACTCATGCGACAGCAGCGCTACGCCGAAGCAGAGAAGGCGCTCGACCGAGCTCTGGAACTCGAGCCCAATGCAGCCGAGTTTCGTGCCGGAATGGCAGCGTTGTACCTGTCCCAGTGGCGGATTTCCGACGCCGAGCCTTACCTCGAGTGGCTGCGAAAGCACGACCCGCGAAACCCCAAACTCGAAGTCATGGAGTTACTCCTCGAGCGCATGCGGCGCGGGGAGCGATGAGAGGCGCACCCCATCGCCGTGGAGCTGCGCCCCGTGGCGAAGGATCCGACACGACGCTTCCGTCGCGCCCGGGCCAAAGGAGGGCGTCCCGCGGCGTCGCACGGAGACGCACCGTCCCCGGATTCGAGGCTGCCGCGGAGCCTGGCTTTTCCAACAGCCCGTGCGAACGGCCACATCAATGGAGCCGTCGCCCTCCGATGGGCTCGGCACTAGCGGGACGTGGTCTGTCGGCTCCGAGATGGAGGTTGGAACATGTAACCATTGGACCCGACGAAGCCCATCCCCATCCGATTCGTCGTACGACACGGGTGATGTGAACGCGCGTTTTCGGGCCGCCGCCGAGACGTACGACGTTTCGAAACGTGAACGCGACTGGCGGGAGGGACGCGCTCCGTCGCGCCCGCCGGCGGCGGCTAGCCCGACCGACAGCGTTGCATAAGCCGGCCGGCCATGAAAAGAAAAGCCCCCGACACGGAAGGAGATGCCCCATGCCGCCGTTCCCCCGCGAGGAAATCGAAGAAGCGTTCCGCCACTACTGGCGAACCGGCGCCGTCGGCGAGGACTGGGATGCCTGGGCCGACCTGTTCACGGAGGACGCCGACTACGTCGAGCACGTCCTGGGCTCCATGAAGGGACGCGAGGCCATCCGTGCATGGATCAAGCCCATCATGGAGCAGTTCGGCGAGCTCTACACGGTCTACGAGTGGCACGTCGTCGACCCCGAGCGAGGCCGGGTCGTCGTCTACATGCAGAACCGTCGCGACCACCCGAGCGGAGAGGGAACGATCGACTTTCCCGGGATCACGATCCTCGACTACGCCGGCGACGGGAAATGGTCTCGGGAAGAGGATTTCTGGGCCCTACCCCGCGCACAGGAAGCGCAGCACCTCTACGAAGAAGCCTGCCGGAAGTACGACCCGGAGCACCCTCGCCGCCGCACCCGATACAACTGGGGCGACGGCCCCGAGTGGACCCGCGGCGCGAGAACCTGGTTCGAGCGGGCGGGAAGGGGGTGAAGCGGGGAGCCCCTGGCGGAGGCCGGCTTCCCGGGGCACCCCCAACCGGGTGTGAGAAGCATCCCGGGTGGCGTCACTCCGTCCGGAAGAGCTCCTTTCTCCGCCGGACCGGGTCGTGCCAAAAAAGAGTGTCCTTCCGTGTCAACGACCTCTTGAAGCGCGAACTCGGTCTGTCGTAAACGGCTTGCGGCCTTATGGTCGGCTACTCGCTGCGTCCGACTTCTATCGCGTGGACGAGGGGTCCGGCGTCCGAAATCCCTCTGCCCCGCACCCCGTACTTTCGGGCGACGGCGGCCGCACGGGTTTCGCGGCACGCCCGAGCCGGACCGAACGGGCTCGGTATGCGCGCACGCTGCTACGAACCATTCCCGTTCGTGAACCCTGCACGGCTGAGCTCCAAAGCATGGAGGGAAAGGTGAACGAGGAGCATGTGGCGGATCCGGAGCGACTCCGCCGACAGGTCGAAGAATCCATTCGTCGACTCGAAACCGAGGCCCGTCAACGCTCGCAATTGGCCCGAACCCTGCGCCCGGTGCTCGGCAAGGGGGTTCTCGAAAACCCCCGTCGGCTCCAACGAGTCCTGGAGCAAGTGGTGCAGAAGCTGCCGCCGAGTCTCGAGGCGAACGGCATCCAGAACCTGGTACTGGAACTTCGCAACTGGGCAACCGACGCCCCGAAGCGTCTCAGGCAGTACGTCGCCCGGCATCTCCAGGAGTACTGCAAACAAAAAGGGCTGACCCTCGAAGTGGTACGCAGGGAAGACCCGGTCGAGGTACGGATTCCACCGTTCTCGCTGGTTCTCGATTTTCCTCGAGGCCGGGCGGCGTGGCGCTTCGCCCGCGAATCGCTGAGGGAAATGCCCTTGGACGTGGGGCTCGTACTCAAAACGTACGAACAGTTGCGGCGAGAATTCGAGCAGCGTGCGTTGGCCCCGGCGGATTTCTTCCAGCGCTGTCTCCGGGCCTACCGGGAAACCCTTGCCGCGGTCGGGGGGCAACCGGGCGACCGGGTGGAGTTCGAGCATTTTTTGCCGCGGCTGGCGCTGCAGATGCAGGAACGGAGCTTCCGACGCGACCCGAGGCAGAAAAACTACCGCGAGTACTCGCGAGCTCATTTTGCTTACGACGTGTGGCGCCTGCGCCGAGAGGGCTTGTTGAGTCACGGCGGTTGGAGATTGAACCTGGGCGTGGCCACGGGGGCGACCGCTCAGCAAAAGGAGCGAGTGATCTACTTCGAGGACGAAACGGGCCGCGGAGAATACAAGCTGACGATTTTCTTCACCCGTAACGACGAAGGAGAACGGGGGCAGCCATGAACGGAATCGAGCAGGAGCGACTCCTAGCCCGACGGATCGTGCAGCGGATGGGAGAGACGGGACAGCCTCCGGAGCGCGGTGCTCTCAGAGTGAACGTCGGAACCGACGTCTTCCTGGAGGCAC
This Candidatus Binatia bacterium DNA region includes the following protein-coding sequences:
- a CDS encoding HIT family protein — protein: MFCRIVRGEAQAYRVYEDADTMAFMDLYPVTDGHTLVVTKPHFENLFEASAEALAAVARTAKRVAHALREVLEPAGLMVFQLNGSAAGQTVFHYHMHLLPRSPGEPLALHSRVQGKPERLQELSARLSAALAGT
- a CDS encoding arylesterase — encoded protein: MPGSVRDRRRRFHCDRRSAAPRRLPPLRPRVACLAVLLLCVLACQEETEHPPQVSLERGPEIHDCRRIERIEGQQGELLGVEDITIDPRTGYAYLSSHDRRHWRTRGGIYGFDLSKKPLPDAAEPLTPDMPPIFRPHGISLATGKNGDWLFVVNHAGDKDHRIERFAVRGRALVYEPPAVAGPELTSPNDVYAVDADELYVTNDHGSATRVGKIVEDLLDRRIGNIVRWDGKSLEIVESGLSYANGIQGNAEGSMVYVTTTRPRTLRIYERELTGRLRLVREVFLDTLLDNIEIDSDGSLWIGAHPSAWAFLLHAGRLRKYAPSQVLRVTIRGDQVRAEERFRDRGEQISASSVAAPWGPYVLVGSVFDRGFLLCERS